In Tachypleus tridentatus isolate NWPU-2018 chromosome 7, ASM421037v1, whole genome shotgun sequence, a genomic segment contains:
- the LOC143255787 gene encoding uncharacterized protein LOC143255787, with amino-acid sequence MMTSIQTCLPNNNCKQPLSSVVRSSSFLRPGGGSLRQNAVHRKSAVERLEESKANYVKSERVLDSKQSFKHSSCLQLSSRSHLDFLIMGTSKHSHTYETLNGDCRTVGQQRPVIRARAKSQSESRDIPVPKKLSPYHSTSQMTENLEQLTVRKETEVLHHNYAESPERAKVHRGNSDPVPKENWISYQPNTQKSYSIHKSMPDLSPAQAKLAAQAYLQSPSESSGTSSFGSSHLRYEITPRPRLFTTPDYVTRSSSFKCDIYSDENNEKYGTKSDLDELLKQTNQQKSSNVTSALNTPSSENSGMRRKPVLRSKSDIGYRYGCNHHSTASQRMTTQCIPELERFFNNMGLESSVWKQLTGTSTASSPPQFFGSGSSINTDDHQSHVCSEDSFQDEWDDGGGKDGLRGQDLRDHGPLETSIVEKNARVIKWLFNCRKAMECNES; translated from the exons ATGATGACATCCATTCAGACTTGTCTTCCTAACAACAACTGTAAACAGCCTTTAAGCTCTGTAGTTCGTAGCTCTAGTTTTCTGAGACCTGGTGGAGGGTCCTTACGACAGAATGCTG TTCATAGGAAAAGTGCTGTAGAACGACTGGAAGAGAGCAAAGCCAACTATGTCAAGTCTGAACGAGTGCTGGATAGTAAACAATCTTTCAAACATAGCTCCTGTCTTCAACTGTCTTCTCGCTCTCACCTGGACTTTTTGATCATGGGGACGTCTAAACATTCACATACATATGAAACACTGAATGGTGATTGTAGAACTGTGGGTCAGCAAAGACCAGTTATCAGGGCTCGAGCCAAGTCGCAGTCTGAGTCTAGAGACATTCCTGTACCTAAAAAACTCTCTCCTTATCACTCTACAAGCCAAATGACAGAAAATTTGGAACAATTAACTGTTAGGAAGGAGACAGAGGTACTCCATCACAATTATGCTGAATCCCCAGAAAGAGCAAAAGTTCACAGAGGTAATTCAGACCCTGTTCCCAAGGAAAATTGGATTTCATATCAACCAAACACACAAAAGTCTTATAGCATTCATAAAAGCATGCCAGACCTTTCTCCTGCACAAGCAAAACTTGCTGCACAAGCTTATTTGCAGTCACCTTCTGAGAGCTCGGGAACATCATCTTTTGGATCAAGTCATTTGAGATATGAGATAACACCAAGACCCAGGCTTTTCACTACACCTGATTATGTGACCAGAAGCTCTTCTTTTAAATGTGATATTTACAGtgatgaaaacaatgaaaaatatggtACTAAGAGTGACCTTGATGAGCTGCTGAAACAGACTAACCAGCAAAAGAGTAGTAATGTTACATCAGCATTAAACACCCCAAGTTCAGAAAATAGTGGTATGCGAAGAAAGCCTGTATTACGTTCCAAGTCGGACATTGGGTACCGATATGGTTGTAACCACCATTCTACAGCATCCCAACGAATGACTACTCAATGCATTCCTGAACTTGAGAGATTTTTTAACAACATGGGGCTGGAGTCCAGTGTATGGAAACAGCTTACTGGTACTTCAACTGCTTCTTCTCCACCCCAGTTCTTTGGCTCAGGTAGTTCCATTAACACTGATGACCACCAGTCTCATGTATGCAGTGAAGATTCCTTCCAGGATGAATGGGATGATGGTGGAGGAAAGGATGGTCTCAGGGGCCAGGATCTACGAGATCACGGTCCATTGGAGACTTCTATTGTCGAAAAAAATGCCCGTGTCATCAAGTGGCTCTTTAATTGCAGAAAAGCCATGGAGTGTAATGAATCATGA